One window of Chloroflexota bacterium genomic DNA carries:
- a CDS encoding tartrate dehydrogenase — MREYRIAVIPGDGIGKEVVPAAVKVLELASQIDNGFRLHFDYFPWGCEYYSTEGEMMPKDGLRILEGYEAIYLGAIGFPSVPDHISLWGLLLPIRKSFNQYVNLRPIKLLPGVRGPLRDKGPEDIDFICVRENTEGEYAGVGGRVHVGTPYEVAIQTNVFTRHAVERVIRYAFELAKGRPKKRVTSVTKSNACQYSMVFWDEVFQEVSQEYGEITTEKWHIDAMAARFVTKPESLDVVVASNLFADILTDLGGALQGSLGLAASANLNPERRYPSMFEPVHGSAPDIAGKGIANPIATIWSGAMMLEFLGEKAMSEVVMRALMAVTGKGKCLTPDLGGSASTAEVASEVQHQIQRLAS, encoded by the coding sequence ATGCGCGAATATCGTATAGCTGTAATCCCAGGCGATGGTATCGGGAAAGAAGTCGTTCCCGCCGCCGTCAAGGTTTTGGAGCTAGCCAGTCAGATTGATAATGGGTTCCGTCTGCATTTTGACTACTTCCCCTGGGGCTGCGAATACTATTCGACCGAGGGTGAGATGATGCCCAAGGATGGGCTGCGGATCCTGGAGGGGTACGAGGCCATCTATTTGGGAGCCATCGGTTTCCCCTCCGTTCCCGATCATATCTCGCTCTGGGGGTTGCTCTTGCCCATCCGCAAAAGCTTCAATCAATATGTGAACCTGCGACCGATCAAGCTCCTGCCGGGCGTTCGGGGTCCCTTGCGCGATAAAGGGCCCGAGGACATTGATTTCATCTGCGTCCGCGAGAACACGGAGGGCGAGTACGCCGGGGTTGGAGGCCGCGTACATGTCGGCACACCCTACGAGGTGGCCATTCAAACGAACGTCTTCACTCGCCATGCTGTGGAGAGGGTGATACGCTACGCCTTTGAATTGGCCAAGGGACGCCCTAAAAAGAGAGTTACCAGCGTGACCAAGTCCAACGCCTGTCAATACAGCATGGTCTTCTGGGATGAGGTTTTCCAGGAGGTGTCCCAGGAATATGGGGAGATAACCACAGAGAAGTGGCATATCGATGCCATGGCCGCCCGCTTTGTTACCAAGCCGGAGAGCCTTGACGTCGTTGTCGCCTCCAATCTCTTTGCTGATATACTGACCGATCTGGGGGGAGCGCTCCAGGGCAGCCTGGGGCTGGCGGCCAGCGCCAATCTGAACCCGGAGCGGCGCTACCCCTCGATGTTTGAGCCGGTGCATGGGTCAGCACCTGACATCGCCGGTAAGGGGATCGCCAATCCGATCGCCACTATCTGGTCGGGGGCGATGATGTTGGAGTTCCTCGGTGAGAAGGCGATGAGCGAGGTGGTGATGAGAGCCCTGATGGCCGTGACGGGGAAAGGCAAATGTCTGACCCCGGACCTGGGCGGCTCGGCCAGCACTGCTGAGGTTGCCAGCGAAGTACAACACCAAATACAGCGTCTGGCTTCTTGA
- a CDS encoding molybdopterin-dependent oxidoreductase, translated as MDKIAISLIVNGRPVSAYVSPNTTLLTFLRGELQLTGTKNGCAQGHCGTCTVIVDGEAVRSCLLKMSRLNGKRVETIEGLSRGDELHPIQQSFVNCGAVQCGFCTPGMIMSAKALLDRCPDPTEEEIKQALARNLCRCTGYVKIIEAVQEAARMLRGEKKPAGIELPPDSRVVGRPVPRIDAIPKVKGETKYADDLTIDHVLYARALRSQYPHAEIISIDTREAERVPGVVAVLTAKDVPGRNAFGLLIPDQPVLADKKVRYVGDALALVLAESQTVAEAALERTKVEYRPLEVVSTPQRALEPDAPLIHESGNVLAHIKVRKGDVAKGFAQADVIVEQAYFTPFIDHAYLEPEAGLAAPNEDGGVTIWVGSQGPGDDRRQVAASLALPEEKVRIIHLPTGGAFGGREDVTVQILCALGALHTKRPVKMVFSRLESLRVRIKRHAEYLRYKTGMTRDGKLVAAEVEIIGDTGAYASAGEAVLFRSAEFACGPYVIPNVKVDAYAVYTNNVPCGAMRGFGCPEPAFASEAHMDLIARRLGMDPLNLRQINALDVGRATITGDRLEHGVGLRETISRVQEALTTTSIQAEPGKKVGVGIACAYKNVGLGSGMEDAGGAIIELTDEGRVLLRVGAVDLGQGSDTVLAQIAAQTIGMGYDHMIVQAGDTKEAPEGGMTTASRQTFVAGNAVLRAAERFKEQLVSFVADEFQLDPSRIIIQGGHFIDQGEGRLLLSWKDLSALAQTRGWRLRAEHRYVAPQTYPLPESADLPVGGDPEKYRLHFSYCFATHVAIVAVDESSGEVEVMKVIAAHDAGKVINPHGAEGQIEGGVVMGMGYALSEEFKLDNGRVITDTLAKCRLPTIRQTPEITPILVEDYHPFGPYGAKGMGELAVAPAAPAIINAIYDAVGVRITELPATKEKIRQALNPKVEVV; from the coding sequence TTGGATAAGATCGCTATTTCTCTGATTGTGAACGGTCGGCCTGTGTCTGCTTATGTCTCTCCGAATACTACCCTGCTTACTTTCCTGCGGGGAGAGTTGCAGCTGACCGGTACCAAGAACGGCTGCGCCCAGGGACACTGTGGCACCTGTACGGTCATCGTCGATGGGGAAGCGGTGCGTTCTTGTCTTTTGAAGATGTCCCGCTTAAACGGTAAAAGGGTGGAAACCATCGAGGGGCTTTCAAGGGGTGACGAGCTCCACCCCATCCAGCAGTCCTTCGTCAATTGTGGGGCTGTTCAGTGTGGATTCTGTACCCCAGGCATGATAATGAGCGCTAAGGCCCTCCTCGATCGCTGTCCTGATCCCACTGAGGAGGAGATCAAACAGGCCCTGGCCCGAAACCTTTGTCGTTGCACAGGTTATGTCAAGATCATCGAGGCCGTGCAGGAGGCAGCCAGGATGTTGCGTGGGGAGAAGAAACCGGCCGGGATCGAGCTCCCCCCAGATTCTAGGGTGGTCGGCCGTCCTGTACCACGAATTGATGCTATTCCCAAGGTGAAAGGGGAAACGAAGTACGCTGACGATCTGACCATCGACCATGTGCTTTATGCCCGGGCTTTGCGCAGTCAGTATCCCCATGCGGAGATCATCTCTATTGATACGCGTGAGGCAGAAAGGGTACCTGGGGTGGTGGCCGTGCTGACGGCCAAGGATGTCCCGGGGCGGAACGCCTTTGGCCTGCTTATCCCTGACCAACCGGTATTGGCCGATAAGAAGGTCAGATATGTGGGGGATGCCCTCGCCCTCGTCCTGGCTGAGAGCCAGACGGTGGCTGAGGCGGCCCTGGAGCGGACAAAGGTGGAATATCGTCCCCTGGAGGTGGTCTCTACCCCTCAGCGGGCGCTGGAGCCGGACGCCCCTCTCATTCACGAGAGTGGTAATGTGCTGGCCCATATCAAGGTGCGCAAAGGGGACGTCGCCAAGGGTTTCGCTCAGGCAGACGTGATTGTGGAGCAGGCCTATTTCACCCCCTTTATTGACCACGCCTATTTGGAACCGGAAGCTGGGCTCGCTGCTCCAAACGAGGACGGCGGCGTAACGATTTGGGTTGGTAGTCAGGGCCCTGGGGACGACCGCCGCCAGGTCGCCGCCTCGCTGGCCCTGCCCGAGGAGAAGGTGCGCATCATCCATCTGCCCACGGGGGGAGCCTTTGGAGGACGCGAGGATGTCACGGTTCAGATCCTTTGTGCTCTAGGGGCCCTGCACACCAAAAGGCCAGTGAAGATGGTCTTTTCCCGGCTGGAATCGTTGCGCGTGCGGATCAAGCGGCACGCTGAATACCTGCGCTACAAAACGGGAATGACCAGGGACGGCAAACTGGTGGCCGCGGAGGTGGAAATCATCGGGGACACAGGAGCCTACGCCTCTGCCGGTGAGGCCGTGCTCTTCCGTTCGGCCGAGTTCGCCTGTGGTCCCTACGTTATTCCCAACGTGAAGGTTGATGCCTATGCCGTTTACACCAATAATGTCCCTTGTGGGGCGATGCGCGGCTTCGGTTGTCCTGAACCGGCCTTCGCCTCGGAGGCGCATATGGATTTAATAGCCCGTAGACTGGGCATGGACCCTCTCAATCTGCGCCAGATTAATGCCTTGGATGTAGGCAGGGCGACGATCACCGGTGATCGGTTGGAGCACGGCGTGGGCTTAAGGGAGACTATATCCAGGGTACAGGAGGCCCTGACGACGACAAGCATTCAGGCTGAACCGGGCAAGAAAGTGGGTGTAGGTATAGCTTGTGCCTATAAGAACGTCGGCTTGGGATCCGGTATGGAGGATGCTGGCGGGGCAATCATAGAATTGACTGATGAGGGGAGGGTACTCCTCCGTGTGGGGGCAGTTGACCTCGGACAGGGCTCTGATACGGTTCTGGCGCAGATTGCCGCTCAGACCATAGGTATGGGCTATGATCACATGATTGTCCAGGCTGGTGATACAAAGGAGGCCCCTGAGGGAGGCATGACCACCGCCTCCCGCCAGACCTTTGTGGCCGGCAACGCCGTTTTGCGGGCCGCAGAGAGATTCAAAGAACAGCTCGTCTCATTCGTAGCGGATGAATTTCAGCTTGATCCATCCCGCATCATTATACAGGGGGGACATTTTATCGACCAGGGTGAGGGACGCCTCCTCTTGTCGTGGAAGGACCTGTCTGCCTTAGCCCAGACGAGGGGTTGGAGGCTGCGAGCCGAACATCGCTACGTCGCCCCTCAAACTTATCCTCTCCCTGAGTCAGCTGACCTGCCAGTGGGAGGGGACCCGGAAAAATATCGTCTCCATTTCTCCTATTGTTTTGCCACGCATGTGGCCATCGTGGCTGTGGACGAATCCTCCGGGGAGGTAGAGGTGATGAAGGTCATCGCCGCTCACGACGCGGGCAAGGTCATCAACCCTCACGGGGCGGAGGGACAGATCGAAGGAGGGGTGGTGATGGGGATGGGTTATGCCCTTTCGGAGGAATTTAAGCTGGACAATGGACGGGTAATCACCGATACCCTGGCCAAGTGTCGGCTTCCCACTATAAGGCAGACACCTGAGATCACCCCTATTCTGGTGGAGGATTATCACCCCTTTGGTCCTTATGGGGCTAAGGGCATGGGCGAGCTGGCCGTGGCCCCTGCTGCTCCGGCGATCATCAACGCCATCTACGATGCTGTAGGGGTGCGCATCACTGAGCTGCCAGCCACGAAAGAGAAGATACGACAGGCCCTTAATCCTAAAGTGGAGGTCGTTTGA
- a CDS encoding amidohydrolase gives MMIDLLIRGATIVTMDERRMVIERGDLAVDGGVIVALGEHLDYEAEKCLEADGCVVLPGLINGHTHVYQAMIEGIGYDMHFDPWNWRYLFPIVSKMEPKHATASAELAALEMIKSGTTTVSDHWYLHTDFENIRLVAQALDRAGLRSHIVYGLLDQTFAGERIESEYMTMVRREDALIAESRRFVQDWHGKNRTMVALGPGSTEDISDRLLKKTIALAKEMGLSIATHVAGWQDIIAYCYKRYGMRDLEYLHSLGLTGPDSIFIHAVWLSPGEVEILAETGSKVVHCPVANMHLGYGIAAVPEMLARGICVGLGTDGAASYTYDMFEVAKTAALLHKVAKLDAEAVTAEQALAMATINGARALGLADQVGSLEPGKRADCIIVDFAQPHLLDTTRVVPQLVYSARGSDVVTAIIDGKVVMENRVVQTMDEKAVLSRARHMRQDLLERAGPETRELIAAPWPKSGSYWRARPER, from the coding sequence ATGATGATTGATTTACTGATTCGGGGGGCAACCATCGTCACGATGGATGAGAGACGTATGGTCATTGAACGGGGAGACCTGGCCGTGGATGGGGGGGTGATCGTCGCCCTGGGGGAACATCTGGACTATGAGGCAGAGAAGTGCCTCGAGGCAGATGGCTGCGTCGTCCTCCCAGGACTGATCAATGGTCATACCCATGTTTATCAAGCCATGATCGAGGGCATCGGTTACGACATGCACTTCGATCCCTGGAACTGGCGCTATCTCTTTCCTATCGTCTCCAAGATGGAGCCAAAACATGCCACGGCCAGCGCCGAGTTGGCCGCCTTGGAGATGATCAAGAGCGGTACGACTACCGTTTCCGATCACTGGTATCTGCATACTGATTTCGAGAACATTCGCTTAGTCGCTCAGGCGCTCGACCGGGCTGGCCTTAGAAGCCATATCGTCTACGGGCTTCTGGACCAGACCTTCGCCGGTGAACGCATTGAGTCCGAGTACATGACCATGGTGCGCCGGGAGGATGCCCTTATCGCCGAGTCGCGGCGCTTCGTGCAAGATTGGCATGGAAAAAACCGTACTATGGTGGCCCTCGGTCCTGGCTCTACGGAGGACATCAGCGACCGCCTTTTGAAGAAAACGATCGCTCTGGCCAAGGAGATGGGCCTGTCCATAGCCACGCATGTGGCGGGCTGGCAGGATATCATCGCCTATTGTTATAAGCGCTATGGGATGCGCGATCTGGAATATCTCCACTCGCTAGGACTAACTGGACCTGATTCAATCTTCATCCACGCGGTTTGGCTCTCCCCAGGGGAGGTGGAGATCCTGGCCGAGACGGGAAGCAAGGTGGTCCATTGCCCAGTGGCCAATATGCATTTGGGCTATGGCATTGCCGCGGTTCCAGAGATGCTCGCCAGGGGGATCTGTGTGGGGCTTGGTACTGATGGGGCGGCCAGCTACACCTATGATATGTTCGAGGTGGCTAAAACGGCGGCCCTCCTGCATAAAGTGGCCAAATTGGATGCTGAGGCCGTGACGGCCGAGCAGGCCCTGGCTATGGCTACTATCAATGGGGCCAGGGCATTGGGACTCGCTGACCAGGTGGGCTCCCTTGAACCTGGCAAACGGGCCGATTGCATCATCGTCGATTTCGCTCAACCTCATCTGTTAGATACTACCAGAGTTGTTCCCCAGTTGGTCTACAGCGCACGGGGAAGCGATGTGGTGACTGCCATCATTGATGGGAAGGTGGTCATGGAGAATCGGGTGGTGCAAACGATGGATGAGAAGGCCGTATTGTCCAGGGCTCGCCATATGCGGCAGGACCTTCTGGAACGGGCCGGACCGGAGACGAGGGAACTGATCGCTGCCCCCTGGCCCAAGAGCGGCTCATATTGGCGAGCCCGTCCCGAAAGATAA
- a CDS encoding ABC transporter permease, with the protein MLSQLIDLSLLAATLRLATPIIYAAIGGLFSERSGVMNIALEGIMLIGAFVAVVVSFFTNDPWLGVLAAMIAGGLTAAIHAVVCIKFKADQIVSATGINILGAGLPGFLLVRIWGQYGMSPLVPGLSTVRLPLLSDVPIVGPVLGSQNPLVYVALLLVLISHIFFFWTPLGLRIRAVGEHPRAADTAGIDVFKLRYACVITSGVLAGIGGAYLSVGQLSQFSQLMTQGRGFMGLAAMIFGNWKPVGALIACLLFGFADALQMSAQAMGVPLPPEFLQMVPYVLTLIAVTGFIGRAIAPAAIGRPYEKD; encoded by the coding sequence CTGCTGAGTCAACTGATCGATCTTAGCCTTCTGGCGGCCACCCTGCGGCTGGCCACACCAATCATCTATGCCGCCATCGGCGGGCTCTTCTCCGAGCGTTCGGGGGTGATGAATATTGCCCTTGAGGGGATCATGCTCATAGGGGCCTTCGTGGCGGTCGTCGTCTCCTTCTTCACTAATGATCCCTGGTTAGGAGTGCTGGCGGCTATGATCGCTGGAGGGCTGACGGCGGCCATTCACGCTGTAGTTTGTATCAAGTTTAAGGCTGATCAGATTGTGAGTGCTACGGGCATTAACATTCTGGGGGCCGGGCTGCCTGGCTTTCTCCTGGTGAGGATCTGGGGACAATATGGCATGTCTCCCCTCGTCCCCGGACTATCTACAGTCCGGCTGCCGTTGCTTTCTGATGTTCCCATCGTGGGGCCGGTTCTGGGATCGCAAAATCCCCTGGTCTATGTTGCTCTGTTGCTGGTACTCATAAGTCATATCTTTTTCTTCTGGACGCCACTCGGCCTGCGGATTCGGGCCGTAGGGGAACATCCGAGAGCAGCAGATACAGCGGGGATTGATGTCTTCAAGCTACGTTATGCCTGTGTGATCACCAGCGGGGTTCTGGCTGGGATCGGTGGTGCTTATCTCTCGGTGGGTCAATTGTCACAGTTCAGTCAGCTTATGACTCAAGGGCGCGGCTTCATGGGACTGGCGGCGATGATCTTTGGCAATTGGAAGCCGGTCGGAGCGCTTATAGCCTGCCTTCTCTTTGGCTTTGCTGATGCCTTGCAGATGTCGGCTCAAGCGATGGGAGTCCCCCTCCCTCCGGAGTTCCTCCAGATGGTGCCCTATGTGTTAACGCTGATCGCTGTGACCGGCTTTATAGGCCGAGCAATAGCCCCAGCGGCCATTGGTCGTCCGTACGAGAAGGACTGA
- a CDS encoding type II toxin-antitoxin system Phd/YefM family antitoxin, with the protein MARELKRVRLGPNTNLVRILEDVHTDKTPRLIEREGEPLAVVINPEDYTEAAPIPKSKRHKNKLLDLAGVWSDLDADRMIDDLYKARHEAPPSAPIKL; encoded by the coding sequence ATGGCCAGAGAACTAAAGCGGGTACGGCTTGGACCAAACACGAACCTCGTACGTATCCTTGAGGATGTCCACACTGATAAGACCCCTAGGCTTATCGAACGAGAGGGGGAACCTCTTGCTGTTGTGATTAATCCCGAAGATTATACCGAGGCAGCGCCAATACCAAAAAGCAAACGCCACAAGAACAAGTTGCTAGACCTTGCGGGTGTCTGGAGTGACCTGGACGCGGATCGGATGATCGACGATCTGTATAAGGCTCGCCATGAGGCTCCACCCAGCGCTCCCATCAAACTATGA
- a CDS encoding SDR family oxidoreductase translates to MKLEDRVAIITGAGKGIGRAIALAFAKEGAHIVAVARTAADVKRVAEEVEGLSRAALPLVADVAVEEQVKGMVQDALARFGRIDILVNNAGIGLRKPLLETCLEEWDAVLNINLRSIFLCCRAVLPHMIAQRRGKVINIASRAGRRGEAGLGAYCASKFGVIGLTEVLALEMKDYCINVNAICPGLVGTERIKGMYPGVSRWLEPEDVAAVAVFLAADDTRAISGTAIDI, encoded by the coding sequence GTGAAGCTCGAGGATAGGGTAGCCATCATCACCGGGGCGGGGAAGGGAATCGGTCGGGCCATCGCCCTCGCCTTCGCCAAGGAAGGGGCCCATATTGTGGCCGTCGCCCGCACAGCAGCCGATGTGAAACGGGTAGCTGAAGAGGTTGAGGGTTTGTCACGCGCAGCTCTTCCCCTTGTGGCCGATGTCGCTGTGGAGGAGCAGGTCAAGGGGATGGTTCAGGATGCTCTTGCTCGGTTCGGCCGCATAGATATTCTGGTCAATAACGCCGGCATCGGCTTGCGCAAGCCCCTTCTCGAGACGTGTCTGGAGGAGTGGGATGCGGTGCTGAACATCAATCTGAGGAGCATCTTCCTTTGCTGTCGGGCGGTCTTACCGCATATGATCGCCCAGCGACGGGGCAAGGTCATTAACATCGCTTCCCGGGCGGGCCGGCGGGGCGAAGCTGGCCTGGGGGCTTATTGTGCCTCCAAGTTCGGCGTGATCGGCTTGACGGAGGTGTTGGCCCTGGAGATGAAGGACTACTGCATCAACGTTAACGCCATCTGCCCCGGGCTGGTGGGTACGGAAAGGATAAAGGGAATGTATCCTGGTGTATCCCGCTGGCTCGAACCTGAGGACGTCGCCGCCGTGGCCGTCTTCCTGGCGGCGGATGATACACGGGCGATCAGTGGGACGGCTATCGATATATGA
- a CDS encoding SDR family oxidoreductase produces the protein MRLKDKVAIITGAGSGIGRATALLFAREGAKVVVADLAQVMGEETVRAIRGEGGEAIFVQVDVSRAADAERMVGAAIASYGRLDILFNNAGINLLGRVTETTEEDWDKVIAVNLKGVFLCSKYALLEMIKQGSGVIINASSAAGIVGLRNLAAYTASKGGVLQLTKNMALDYAPYNIRINALCPGVIETPMTEQVIESQADPAEARRFYERNRPLGRMGRPEEVAYAALYLASAEASYVTGAALPVDGGYTAQ, from the coding sequence ATGCGTTTGAAGGATAAAGTGGCCATAATCACTGGGGCTGGTTCCGGTATTGGCCGGGCTACGGCTCTGCTCTTTGCTCGGGAAGGGGCGAAGGTGGTAGTGGCCGATCTCGCCCAGGTGATGGGCGAGGAGACGGTCAGGGCTATCCGAGGGGAGGGTGGTGAAGCCATCTTCGTCCAGGTGGACGTATCCAGGGCAGCTGATGCGGAGCGGATGGTCGGGGCAGCCATCGCGTCCTATGGCCGATTGGATATTCTTTTCAATAATGCCGGAATCAATCTGCTCGGCCGCGTGACGGAGACAACAGAAGAGGATTGGGATAAGGTTATAGCTGTGAACCTTAAGGGCGTTTTCCTTTGTTCTAAATATGCCCTTCTGGAGATGATCAAGCAGGGGAGTGGGGTGATCATTAATGCCTCCTCTGCGGCTGGCATCGTTGGGCTACGCAACCTGGCCGCCTATACGGCCTCCAAGGGCGGTGTTCTCCAGCTTACCAAGAACATGGCGCTGGACTATGCTCCGTACAATATAAGGATTAATGCCCTCTGCCCAGGCGTGATTGAGACGCCGATGACTGAGCAGGTCATCGAGAGCCAGGCGGATCCAGCGGAGGCACGTCGTTTTTATGAAAGAAATCGTCCTCTAGGGCGGATGGGACGGCCCGAGGAGGTGGCCTACGCTGCCCTCTATCTGGCCTCCGCTGAAGCAAGTTACGTTACTGGAGCTGCCCTACCGGTCGACGGCGGCTATACGGCCCAATAG
- a CDS encoding ABC transporter permease, whose product MARLASLRSDSKWMKGLTNVFMPVLAVLFAVIVGSLILIVCGDNPMAAYAAMWEGAFGDKRNIGETLLSATPLIFTGLGVAVAFRCSLFNIGIEGQLILGGFFAAWVGFALTGLPKVVHLPLALLIAVGAGAVWAAIPGYLKARLGVHEVVSTIMMNYIAFKITGFFVGVRGSLRAPGQLPATPPVEESARLDRLIEGTRLTSGIFLALICAVIVWYLLFRTRLGYRIRAVGANPLAAEYGGINVSRSMVLAMAISGGLAGLAGGVEVLGLHYRFYDQFSPGYGFDAIAIALLGQLHPVGVVLASLLFGSLRAGSILMQQAAGISKDLILILSALIIFFVAASRMVGYLFTIRREEVVVLEPAESTDRS is encoded by the coding sequence ATGGCTAGGCTGGCCTCCCTACGGTCTGACAGCAAGTGGATGAAAGGGCTGACGAACGTTTTCATGCCCGTCTTAGCTGTCCTTTTCGCTGTAATCGTGGGTTCTCTTATCCTCATCGTCTGTGGAGACAACCCTATGGCGGCCTATGCGGCCATGTGGGAGGGGGCCTTTGGTGATAAGCGTAACATAGGGGAGACGTTGCTCAGCGCTACACCCCTTATTTTCACCGGACTGGGTGTGGCCGTGGCCTTTCGCTGTTCCCTCTTCAATATTGGTATAGAAGGACAGCTGATCCTGGGGGGATTCTTTGCTGCTTGGGTCGGCTTCGCCCTTACCGGTTTGCCGAAGGTCGTTCACCTTCCCCTTGCTCTCCTCATAGCTGTCGGGGCGGGGGCGGTTTGGGCGGCCATCCCCGGGTACCTTAAGGCCAGGCTGGGTGTGCATGAGGTCGTCAGCACTATAATGATGAACTATATTGCCTTTAAGATCACCGGCTTCTTCGTCGGTGTAAGGGGTTCCTTGCGGGCACCGGGACAGCTGCCGGCGACGCCGCCGGTGGAAGAAAGCGCTCGCCTGGACCGCCTCATTGAGGGGACACGCCTCACCTCGGGGATCTTTCTGGCCCTCATCTGTGCAGTGATTGTCTGGTACCTTCTTTTCCGGACCAGACTGGGCTACAGGATTCGGGCCGTTGGTGCGAATCCACTCGCTGCTGAGTATGGGGGCATCAACGTATCCCGGTCGATGGTTCTGGCCATGGCCATAAGTGGGGGTTTGGCCGGCCTGGCCGGCGGCGTTGAGGTTTTGGGCCTGCATTATCGCTTTTATGACCAGTTCTCTCCTGGCTACGGCTTCGATGCGATCGCTATCGCCCTGTTGGGCCAGCTCCACCCCGTGGGGGTGGTCCTGGCCTCCCTGCTCTTTGGCTCGTTAAGAGCAGGTTCCATCCTGATGCAACAGGCGGCTGGCATCAGCAAGGACCTGATCCTGATTCTTTCAGCGCTCATCATCTTCTTTGTGGCGGCCAGTCGGATGGTGGGCTACCTGTTTACAATCCGTCGGGAGGAGGTTGTCGTCCTTGAACCTGCTGAGTCAACTGATCGATCTTAG
- a CDS encoding 5'-deoxyadenosine deaminase, giving the protein MGSLLIRNGLLVTMNATREVYEGNLYCEDGLIREVASQCSEADTVIEAQGRMVLPGFIQTHVHLCQTLFRGLADDMDVINWLRRRIWPLESSHNEESLYSSALLSIVEMIKSGTTTALTMETVNHTDAVFQAILESGFRAHSGKAMMDVVELGTGMVGESTADSLAETKRLLFAFHEKGNGRLRYALCPRGPGNTSTELLAAVARLAKEHMIIIHTHAAESRALTEKWSSSPRGSDVVYLHSLGLTGKNLVLAHCIWVTDEEKWIIKETGTNVSHCPSSNLKLASGIAPIPEMLEMGINVSLGADGAPCNNNLDIFQEMRLASLIQKPRLGPRTMPAGQVLEMATIGGARALGMEDQIGSLEVGKRADIVLLNRQVPHANPTRGSEPSSALVYAHRGHDVDTVIIDGQVLLRKGQFTSLDERRVLAEAERALERLLSRVGSMA; this is encoded by the coding sequence ATGGGCTCGTTGCTAATTCGCAACGGACTATTGGTCACCATGAATGCCACCAGAGAGGTCTATGAGGGCAACCTGTACTGCGAGGATGGCCTCATTCGGGAGGTAGCCAGCCAATGTTCGGAGGCGGATACGGTCATCGAGGCCCAGGGCAGGATGGTTCTCCCCGGCTTCATCCAGACGCATGTGCATCTCTGTCAGACCCTCTTTCGAGGTTTGGCTGATGATATGGACGTCATCAATTGGCTGCGCAGGCGCATCTGGCCCCTGGAGAGCAGCCATAATGAGGAATCGCTTTACAGCTCAGCGCTGCTCTCTATCGTCGAGATGATCAAGAGTGGTACCACCACTGCCCTCACGATGGAAACGGTCAATCACACGGATGCTGTCTTCCAGGCTATCCTGGAGAGCGGTTTTCGGGCCCACAGCGGCAAGGCCATGATGGATGTGGTGGAGCTGGGAACGGGGATGGTGGGTGAGAGCACGGCCGATTCTCTGGCGGAGACGAAGCGTCTCCTGTTCGCCTTCCACGAGAAAGGGAATGGACGGTTGCGTTACGCCCTCTGCCCCCGCGGTCCGGGCAATACCTCGACGGAGCTCCTTGCCGCAGTGGCCAGACTGGCTAAGGAGCATATGATAATTATCCACACCCACGCTGCCGAGAGCCGGGCGCTGACGGAGAAGTGGTCGTCCTCTCCAAGAGGTAGTGATGTGGTCTATCTGCATTCCCTTGGCTTAACCGGGAAGAACCTGGTCCTGGCTCATTGTATCTGGGTGACGGATGAGGAGAAATGGATCATTAAGGAAACAGGGACAAACGTGTCTCATTGTCCCTCATCCAATCTGAAACTGGCCTCTGGCATCGCTCCCATTCCAGAGATGCTGGAGATGGGCATCAACGTCTCCTTGGGGGCCGATGGCGCACCGTGTAACAACAATCTGGATATCTTTCAGGAGATGCGCCTGGCCTCACTGATTCAGAAACCACGCCTGGGCCCACGGACCATGCCCGCTGGACAGGTCCTGGAGATGGCCACTATTGGTGGGGCGAGGGCTCTGGGGATGGAAGATCAAATTGGTAGTCTGGAGGTGGGGAAACGGGCCGACATCGTTCTCCTCAACCGTCAGGTGCCTCATGCCAATCCCACGAGGGGAAGCGAGCCGTCCTCAGCGCTGGTCTATGCTCACCGCGGTCACGATGTGGATACGGTCATCATTGATGGACAGGTGTTGCTGCGAAAGGGGCAGTTTACCAGTTTGGATGAGCGTCGTGTCCTGGCCGAGGCGGAGCGCGCCCTGGAGCGACTGCTCTCCAGAGTGGGATCAATGGCTTGA